A single region of the Corticium candelabrum chromosome 15, ooCorCand1.1, whole genome shotgun sequence genome encodes:
- the LOC134190626 gene encoding uncharacterized protein LOC134190626, translated as MSKNLFDLTNLPRGELVVRTLTGDESTTLFWRPSFAGEIGGGAPFDSRDDMSQRESQTSSAADPVSPAQPISSDKDYCEASIGSCSTVYQWGRADTLLLLNLYREYTDEFEDSKTKKIRVWEKVASALQRQGYNVSALQCSNRWKTLKALGRRTSDHNKKTGLLEHSYYMLDIL; from the coding sequence ATGAGCAAGAATCTTTTTGATCTCACGAACCTACCGAGAGGCGAACTGGTGGTTAGAACCTTGACAGGCGATGAGTCGACCACTTTGTTTTGGAGGCCGAGCTTTGCTGGTGAAATTGGAGGAGGAGCCCCTTTTGACTCAAGGGATGACATGTCGCAGCGTGAAAGTCAAACGTCGTCTGCTGCTGACCCTGTATCGCCTGCTCAACCGATTTCTTCTGACAAAGATTACTGTGAAGCTTCTATAGGATCTTGCAGTACTGTGTATCAGTGGGGTCGTGCTGATACTTTACTATTGCTTAATCTCTATCGTGAATACACAGATGAGTTTGAGGACAGTAAAACAAAGAAGATACGTGTCTGGGAAAAAGTGGCTAGTGCTTTGCAAAGACAGGGATACAATGTCAGTGCATTGCAATGTAGCAATCGTTGGAAGACGCTCAAAGCTCTAGGCCGTCGAACTTCAGAtcacaacaagaaaacaggTTTGTTAGAACATTCATATTACATGTTAGACATACTGTGA